A part of Candidatus Hinthialibacter antarcticus genomic DNA contains:
- a CDS encoding ubiquinone/menaquinone biosynthesis methyltransferase produces the protein MNPGSSLQNTAPPSDKARFVRQGFDAIAPRYDLLNDIMTFGLHRAWKRKAVSLLRCQPGARILDLCSGTGDLARVAAQRVPQCRIAAMDFSLQMMAQGRARTQDAPIDWSGADATNLPFQNECFDGALVGFGLRNVTSIEATLRETLRVLKPGARLVNLDTAGAELGALQPLLRLHMNIMVPVLGTLLAGSHSMYKYLSTSAAGFETPQELKALFEQCGFREVGYRYCPRGVGGAALVWGEKP, from the coding sequence ATGAATCCAGGCTCCTCACTTCAAAATACCGCTCCCCCATCCGACAAAGCCCGGTTTGTCCGCCAGGGGTTTGACGCCATCGCGCCCCGCTATGATTTGCTCAACGATATCATGACCTTCGGGCTGCATCGCGCCTGGAAGCGCAAAGCGGTTTCGTTGTTGCGTTGCCAACCGGGCGCGCGCATTCTCGATCTATGCAGCGGCACAGGCGACCTCGCCCGCGTCGCGGCGCAACGCGTCCCCCAATGCCGAATCGCGGCGATGGATTTCTCATTGCAGATGATGGCGCAGGGCCGCGCGCGAACGCAAGACGCGCCCATTGATTGGAGCGGCGCCGACGCGACGAACCTGCCGTTTCAAAATGAATGCTTCGACGGCGCACTGGTCGGTTTCGGCCTGCGCAACGTGACCTCAATCGAGGCGACGCTGCGCGAGACCCTGCGCGTTCTCAAACCCGGCGCCCGTTTGGTCAACCTCGACACCGCCGGGGCCGAGCTGGGCGCATTACAGCCGTTGCTGCGCTTACACATGAACATCATGGTGCCGGTGTTGGGTACCCTGCTGGCAGGCTCTCATTCTATGTACAAATATTTGTCGACGTCCGCTGCGGGCTTTGAAACCCCGCAAGAATTGAAAGCCTTATTTGAACAATGCGGGTTCCGCGAGGTCGGCTACCGCTATTGTCCACGCGGGGTCGGCGGCGCGGCTTTGGTTTGGGGAGAAAAACCTTGA
- a CDS encoding DUF115 domain-containing protein has product MKLDSKIFDANLQALRQHRPALAAQIEPVEIDPQRYRLVETQSGRPNLEIHASTSPVCFYSQYGPQRECERQIETLPADCVFSPVLLGIGLGYRLRHLYDKRRDHFFDCALVEHDPAVFRLAMQVTPLHDLFSDSRFQIQLGESWDDWNATVHTLTPGVMSSRLQVLPHPPSQSLAPKFYQQAVALLEARVQLAHAEFHLMINSGGRIQENLWGNLLPSINAAGVNQLADCLKGKPAIIVAAGPSLDRNVHHLADAQSRCIIICVDTALRTLRANNIAPHIVVSNDPTELNVHHFEGVEFARDTILAYDPELYAPITRSWPGRRLLMNLEKSAFTRWMERAVAPFGYVPKGVSVGNAAFFLARALGAGPIVFVGLDLAFDPKGGRTHTQGSALHREHQEIQPGSTNAQLGPRSESNAMQEKIVWVDGVHGEPVPTSQIMSMYLRQFVEEIAHTDARVIDATEGGALIAGTELHTLKEALDDIEPQGNPAQWIAFTQPKCDIARLQHDLSEISKALESAMQVAKQGLRLCDLLAPQLSQGAEIRKTQEWQQMEDGFNALHQNEAIKVALEQAMFGALYQFIQKELSHQVELRLNKYRQYFAAFLQIAPQFPPIIRETASYLEK; this is encoded by the coding sequence TTGAAACTCGACAGCAAAATTTTTGACGCGAACCTGCAAGCGTTGCGGCAACACCGCCCGGCGCTGGCGGCGCAGATCGAACCGGTTGAGATTGACCCGCAGCGCTATCGCCTGGTCGAAACTCAATCGGGACGCCCCAATCTGGAAATCCATGCGTCCACCTCGCCGGTCTGTTTTTATAGCCAGTATGGCCCGCAGCGTGAATGCGAACGCCAGATCGAAACCTTGCCCGCCGATTGCGTCTTCTCGCCGGTGCTGTTGGGCATTGGCTTGGGGTATCGCCTACGGCATTTATATGACAAACGCCGCGACCATTTTTTTGACTGCGCCCTGGTTGAACACGACCCGGCGGTGTTTCGTTTGGCGATGCAAGTCACGCCGCTGCATGACCTCTTTTCCGACTCGCGTTTTCAAATTCAACTCGGCGAGTCGTGGGACGATTGGAACGCCACCGTTCATACGCTCACCCCGGGCGTTATGAGCAGCCGCTTACAGGTTTTGCCGCATCCGCCGTCGCAATCGCTGGCGCCCAAGTTTTATCAACAAGCAGTCGCGCTGCTCGAAGCCCGCGTCCAACTGGCTCACGCCGAATTTCACCTGATGATTAATTCCGGCGGACGCATTCAAGAAAATTTATGGGGCAACCTCTTGCCCTCGATCAACGCCGCCGGGGTCAACCAACTAGCGGATTGCTTAAAGGGAAAACCCGCAATCATCGTCGCCGCCGGGCCATCGCTCGACCGCAACGTCCACCACCTGGCGGACGCGCAATCGAGGTGCATCATCATTTGCGTAGACACCGCGCTGCGCACTCTACGCGCCAACAACATCGCGCCGCACATCGTGGTTTCAAACGACCCGACCGAACTCAACGTCCATCATTTTGAAGGCGTCGAGTTCGCCCGCGACACCATCCTGGCCTATGACCCCGAACTCTACGCGCCCATCACCCGTTCGTGGCCGGGGCGTCGTTTGTTGATGAATTTAGAAAAAAGCGCATTCACCCGCTGGATGGAACGCGCCGTCGCCCCGTTTGGGTATGTGCCCAAAGGCGTGTCGGTCGGCAACGCCGCTTTCTTTTTGGCGCGGGCGTTGGGTGCGGGCCCGATTGTTTTTGTCGGCTTGGATTTGGCTTTCGACCCAAAAGGCGGACGCACTCACACCCAAGGCAGCGCCTTGCACCGCGAACACCAAGAGATTCAACCCGGCTCGACCAATGCGCAACTCGGCCCGCGGTCTGAATCAAACGCCATGCAAGAAAAAATTGTCTGGGTGGACGGCGTCCACGGCGAGCCGGTCCCGACTTCGCAGATCATGTCGATGTACTTACGCCAATTTGTCGAAGAGATCGCCCACACCGACGCCCGCGTAATCGACGCCACCGAAGGCGGCGCCTTAATCGCCGGCACGGAACTCCATACGTTAAAAGAAGCGCTCGACGACATCGAGCCGCAAGGCAACCCCGCGCAATGGATCGCCTTCACACAACCAAAATGCGACATCGCCCGCTTGCAGCATGATTTGAGCGAAATTTCCAAGGCGCTGGAATCAGCGATGCAAGTTGCGAAGCAAGGCTTGCGGTTATGTGATTTGCTGGCGCCGCAACTTTCGCAGGGCGCTGAAATCCGCAAGACGCAAGAATGGCAACAAATGGAAGACGGCTTCAATGCGCTCCATCAAAACGAAGCGATTAAGGTCGCGCTTGAGCAGGCGATGTTCGGCGCGTTATATCAATTCATCCAGAAGGAACTCAGCCATCAGGTGGAGTTGCGGCTCAACAAGTACCGCCAATATTTCGCGGCCTTTCTTCAAATCGCCCCCCAGTTCCCGCCGATCATTCGCGAAACCGCATCGTATTTAGAGAAGTAA
- a CDS encoding SUMF1/EgtB/PvdO family nonheme iron enzyme, whose protein sequence is MKISAKIALILSAFLSFDCPASETTNNRLREMITIPAGDFLMGNSGKEGFGDPAEFPQHTVNLPSFEISKHEVTRGEFRKFIEFGGYDDPQYWSKDGWAWKESDFIVYGGLHGKSQQVERPNKEQKRREPEHWASEQEWIGHGYKHPIFTQTDNHPVIGVTYYEAEAYCKWAGGRLPTEAEWEKAARWDDQMQHANIWPWGDEWDAEKCNNPKDHNLAGGGYLVNQSAPVGSYPEGASPYGCMDMVGNAYEWVADDAKSYPGNPEPFLHQGFHFVRGGCWDDGPSSVRCGYRGWYLPSSSSGVGPGDSDYIGFRIAR, encoded by the coding sequence ATGAAAATCAGCGCCAAAATTGCCCTCATTTTATCTGCATTTCTGTCTTTTGACTGTCCTGCATCTGAGACAACGAACAATCGACTTCGTGAAATGATAACGATCCCTGCAGGTGATTTCTTAATGGGAAATAGTGGCAAAGAAGGTTTTGGCGATCCTGCAGAATTCCCGCAGCATACTGTCAATTTGCCGTCCTTTGAGATAAGCAAGCATGAAGTAACACGCGGCGAATTCAGAAAATTTATTGAGTTTGGCGGCTATGACGATCCACAATATTGGTCAAAAGACGGTTGGGCATGGAAAGAAAGCGACTTCATCGTTTATGGAGGTTTGCACGGTAAATCTCAACAAGTCGAGCGCCCCAATAAAGAGCAAAAACGCAGAGAGCCTGAGCATTGGGCATCTGAGCAGGAATGGATTGGGCACGGATACAAACACCCCATTTTCACTCAAACCGATAACCATCCTGTCATCGGCGTCACTTACTATGAAGCGGAAGCCTATTGTAAATGGGCTGGTGGTAGATTGCCCACTGAAGCGGAATGGGAAAAAGCGGCGCGTTGGGATGACCAAATGCAACATGCCAATATCTGGCCTTGGGGTGACGAGTGGGATGCGGAAAAATGCAATAATCCAAAAGACCACAATCTGGCCGGCGGTGGTTACTTAGTCAATCAGAGCGCGCCTGTTGGCAGTTACCCAGAGGGCGCAAGCCCTTATGGTTGTATGGACATGGTGGGCAATGCGTATGAATGGGTTGCCGATGATGCAAAATCTTACCCCGGCAACCCTGAGCCGTTCTTGCATCAGGGCTTTCATTTTGTGAGAGGCGGTTGTTGGGACGATGGCCCTTCTAGCGTCCGGTGTGGGTATCGGGGTTGGTATTTGCCTTCAAGCAGTAGCGGCGTCGGCCCCGGGGATAGCGATTATATCGGATTTAGAATTGCACGTTAG
- the mnmE gene encoding tRNA uridine-5-carboxymethylaminomethyl(34) synthesis GTPase MnmE codes for MVDAGLYLKEDVIAALSTAPGRGAVAVVRVTGRSAIDLTRRVFQPKSGSLDQPRLMVFGRLVDPQTNETIDEALCVAFHAPRSYTGENLTEIQCHGGEAVVRRVLELLYREGARPAEPGEFTFRAVCNGKMDLSQAEAVGTLIESRSQLARSLSLRMLEGAFSIALAELREHVTQAMVELETQLEFPDEAMEADLGRELKAQVDGIVKEADALQQRAVREQRFEQGVIVVLAGQPNVGKSSLFNRLLGRDRAIVTPHAGTTRDSIEGAIELQGRPVTLIDTAGLRETHEEIEAIGVERSRELLTTSHIVLLVFDASQGLQPEDKRLLDDLRQRDDEAQVLLVANKSDLGAAPVEAGVPMICASALQDDGVDALLARLQREVEALVPADADSAFLVGERQARLLAQIASRLHESQRLIEDQVPLEAVAEELRAVLNDIAELDGSGLAPDIMTTIFSRFCIGK; via the coding sequence ATGGTTGACGCGGGGCTTTATCTCAAAGAAGACGTAATCGCAGCGCTTTCCACCGCTCCCGGACGCGGGGCCGTGGCCGTGGTGCGCGTCACTGGACGCAGCGCCATTGATCTCACCCGGCGCGTGTTCCAGCCCAAAAGCGGGTCGCTCGACCAGCCGCGCCTGATGGTGTTCGGGCGTTTAGTTGATCCGCAAACCAACGAAACCATCGACGAAGCGCTGTGCGTCGCCTTTCACGCGCCGCGTTCTTACACCGGCGAAAATCTAACCGAAATTCAATGCCACGGCGGCGAAGCCGTCGTGCGCCGCGTACTCGAACTGCTCTACCGCGAGGGCGCGCGCCCCGCCGAACCGGGCGAGTTCACCTTTCGCGCGGTGTGTAACGGCAAGATGGACCTCTCCCAGGCCGAAGCCGTAGGCACGCTGATCGAGTCGCGCTCGCAACTGGCGCGTTCGCTTTCGCTGCGTATGCTCGAAGGCGCGTTTTCAATCGCGCTGGCTGAACTGCGAGAGCACGTCACCCAGGCTATGGTCGAGCTCGAAACCCAGTTGGAGTTCCCCGACGAAGCCATGGAAGCAGACCTGGGGCGCGAACTCAAAGCGCAGGTCGACGGCATCGTCAAAGAGGCCGACGCATTGCAACAACGCGCCGTGCGCGAACAACGCTTCGAGCAGGGCGTCATTGTCGTGCTCGCCGGGCAGCCCAACGTAGGCAAATCGAGCCTGTTCAACCGCCTGCTGGGCCGCGACCGCGCTATCGTCACCCCCCACGCCGGCACCACCCGCGACAGCATCGAAGGCGCCATCGAACTGCAAGGCCGCCCGGTGACGCTGATCGACACCGCCGGGCTGCGCGAAACCCACGAAGAAATCGAAGCCATCGGCGTCGAGCGCTCGCGCGAGTTGCTCACCACATCGCATATCGTGCTTTTGGTCTTCGACGCTTCGCAGGGGTTGCAGCCCGAAGACAAGCGCCTGCTCGACGACCTTCGCCAGCGCGACGACGAAGCGCAGGTCTTGCTGGTCGCCAACAAGAGCGACCTCGGCGCCGCGCCAGTCGAAGCGGGCGTCCCCATGATTTGCGCATCGGCGCTGCAAGACGACGGCGTGGATGCCTTGCTGGCGCGGTTGCAGCGGGAAGTCGAAGCGCTGGTCCCGGCGGACGCCGACAGCGCTTTCTTAGTCGGCGAGCGTCAGGCGCGTTTGCTGGCGCAGATCGCCTCGCGGTTGCATGAGAGCCAGCGCCTCATCGAAGACCAGGTTCCGCTCGAAGCCGTCGCTGAAGAACTACGCGCGGTGTTGAACGACATCGCCGAGCTCGACGGCAGCGGCCTCGCCCCCGACATCATGACCACCATTTTCTCCCGCTTCTGCATCGGCAAATAA
- a CDS encoding dual specificity protein phosphatase family protein has translation MLSNFYWVIEKEIAGMGLPTGSRAYLYLEDADNAAGEELLREIQELHDNGVGALVSLTEVPIAHDRLEEADIRCIHLPVPDMTAPTPSQIDEFIAFAKEMIDDERPLVLHCLGGSGRTGTMIACYLVTKGRSADDAIDEVRRYRPSAIETHWQEDAVHQFAETFSKT, from the coding sequence ATGCTGTCAAATTTTTATTGGGTGATTGAGAAAGAAATCGCGGGCATGGGCCTGCCGACTGGATCGCGGGCGTATCTGTATCTGGAAGACGCCGACAACGCAGCGGGCGAAGAGCTGCTGCGCGAGATTCAGGAACTGCACGACAACGGCGTTGGAGCATTGGTCAGCCTGACCGAAGTTCCCATCGCGCATGACCGCCTCGAAGAAGCGGATATTCGCTGTATTCATCTTCCGGTTCCTGACATGACCGCGCCCACGCCGAGCCAGATCGACGAGTTCATCGCGTTCGCCAAAGAGATGATCGACGATGAGCGCCCGCTGGTGTTGCACTGCCTGGGCGGTTCGGGGCGCACGGGAACCATGATCGCCTGTTACCTGGTCACCAAAGGGCGCTCTGCGGATGACGCGATTGACGAGGTGCGGCGTTATCGCCCCAGCGCGATTGAAACCCATTGGCAGGAAGACGCCGTTCATCAATTTGCGGAGACGTTTTCAAAGACATAA
- a CDS encoding Gfo/Idh/MocA family oxidoreductase, translated as MKRRTVLQTGALSALAFQVPRAQSANDAIRIAVLGCGVRGMQHINEIHACQDLNAEVAAVCDVWAPALEAAAEKVHDNQDSRPKTFTNYREVLDDASIDAVVIATPDFGHAKILKEAAEAGKDAYCEKPMAVDFSEAIAAVDAVREQKRVVQVGTQWRSDGNFIACAQAAQSGELGKITRVSISQNFNQPRWRKPYGDVKQDDVHWDEFQMHRPKKPFDPKRFKRWYLYRDYTNGLPGLWMSHYYNFVAWAMQDPFPHTLCGSGDVYYWGDDGRETFDTIGIIAQYPSGFQLNFTMSLCNEADTHCIFYGTNGKLDAWKTTVSGDGGAGLDQIAAARTLEPVKTTSHHWDWIECIRSRKDPRTPIEMGLAHSVAGIMTAQSIRQGKVMKYDAERRKLGEA; from the coding sequence ATGAAACGACGAACCGTACTACAAACCGGCGCGTTGTCAGCGCTGGCGTTTCAGGTTCCACGCGCCCAGAGTGCAAATGACGCCATTCGCATTGCCGTCTTGGGATGCGGCGTGCGGGGAATGCAGCACATTAACGAGATTCACGCCTGCCAGGATTTAAACGCCGAAGTCGCCGCTGTCTGCGATGTGTGGGCGCCCGCGTTGGAAGCCGCCGCTGAGAAAGTGCACGACAACCAGGATTCGCGCCCCAAAACCTTTACCAACTACCGCGAAGTGCTTGATGACGCTTCAATCGACGCTGTCGTCATCGCCACGCCTGACTTTGGCCATGCAAAAATTCTGAAAGAAGCCGCCGAAGCGGGCAAAGACGCCTATTGCGAAAAACCGATGGCGGTCGATTTCAGCGAAGCCATCGCCGCAGTTGACGCGGTGCGCGAACAGAAGCGCGTCGTCCAAGTTGGCACCCAATGGCGCAGCGACGGCAACTTTATCGCCTGCGCACAGGCGGCGCAATCGGGCGAACTGGGAAAGATCACCCGCGTCTCCATCTCACAAAACTTCAACCAGCCGCGTTGGCGAAAACCCTACGGCGATGTGAAACAAGATGATGTACATTGGGACGAGTTTCAAATGCACCGCCCCAAAAAACCGTTCGACCCCAAGCGGTTCAAGCGCTGGTATCTCTACCGCGACTACACCAACGGGCTGCCCGGCTTGTGGATGTCGCACTACTACAACTTTGTCGCCTGGGCGATGCAGGACCCGTTTCCGCATACGCTTTGCGGCAGCGGCGACGTCTATTATTGGGGCGACGACGGGCGCGAGACCTTTGACACCATCGGCATTATCGCCCAATATCCGTCCGGGTTCCAACTCAACTTCACCATGAGCCTGTGCAACGAGGCCGATACCCATTGCATCTTTTATGGAACCAACGGCAAACTGGACGCATGGAAAACAACCGTCTCCGGCGACGGCGGCGCCGGGCTAGATCAAATCGCTGCCGCCCGTACGTTGGAGCCAGTGAAAACCACCAGCCATCATTGGGACTGGATCGAGTGCATCCGCTCGCGCAAAGACCCGCGCACCCCGATCGAGATGGGGCTGGCGCATTCGGTCGCGGGCATCATGACCGCGCAATCAATCCGCCAGGGTAAAGTAATGAAATACGACGCCGAACGGCGCAAACTTGGGGAGGCGTAA
- a CDS encoding PmoA family protein gives MRFVILTLVLSCLVVSTANAGPQSVSAVILDDVVRVTVDGELFTDYRYETNEKYPYFYPVNGPSSGISVTTQTTEPYPHHHSLFFGCDRVNGGNYWQDTLERGRIVNDRIEVGEDGDKVVIEQRCEWVRPDAPTPFIDERRIVIAAPSESLRVIDFEITLVAQMDVQIEKTNHSLFSARMAPELSVKSGGTLINAQGDSGEQATLGVESKWMAYAGERLGETEGLAIFDHPKNPWFPAKWFTRDYGFFSPTNMNFLEKPWTFKKGDTISMKYRTVVFADTPEPEMLNQLFDDWVK, from the coding sequence ATGCGATTCGTAATTCTGACTTTGGTTCTATCGTGTCTTGTTGTTTCGACGGCCAACGCCGGGCCGCAATCCGTCAGCGCAGTGATATTAGATGACGTGGTTCGGGTGACGGTCGACGGCGAGTTGTTCACCGATTACCGCTATGAAACGAACGAAAAGTATCCCTACTTTTACCCCGTCAACGGCCCGTCGTCAGGCATCAGCGTCACCACCCAAACCACCGAGCCTTACCCGCACCACCATTCGCTTTTCTTTGGCTGCGACCGGGTCAACGGCGGCAACTACTGGCAGGATACGCTCGAACGCGGGCGCATTGTGAATGACCGGATCGAGGTTGGAGAAGACGGCGACAAGGTCGTCATCGAACAGCGCTGCGAGTGGGTTCGGCCCGATGCGCCCACGCCGTTCATTGATGAGCGCCGCATCGTCATCGCCGCGCCGAGCGAAAGCCTGCGCGTGATTGATTTTGAAATCACCTTGGTCGCGCAGATGGACGTTCAAATCGAGAAGACCAACCACTCGCTGTTTTCGGCGCGTATGGCGCCTGAACTGAGCGTAAAATCCGGCGGGACGCTCATCAACGCGCAGGGAGACAGCGGCGAACAAGCCACGCTGGGCGTCGAGTCAAAATGGATGGCCTACGCAGGCGAACGCCTGGGCGAGACCGAAGGCCTGGCGATTTTCGACCATCCCAAAAACCCGTGGTTCCCAGCCAAATGGTTTACGCGGGATTATGGCTTCTTCTCACCGACAAATATGAATTTTCTTGAGAAGCCCTGGACGTTCAAAAAAGGCGATACCATTTCGATGAAATACCGCACCGTCGTCTTCGCTGATACACCTGAACCCGAAATGCTCAATCAATTATTTGATGACTGGGTGAAATAA
- a CDS encoding class I SAM-dependent methyltransferase produces the protein MTTQPQDDQSGVWWRDWFNDIYLDVYAHRDDASAEREAQAAAKTLALQAHEQILDLCCGNGRHCRALKRLGFEHVAGVDYSYPLLRFGQSEKPRARYVRGDMRLLPLRDASFDALVTFFTSFGYFKTNIENLKVFQETRRILKPGGRFLIDYLNPDHVRAHFEPESERKHGEYCIRETRSFTDDGERVEKEIVIENWGGEVRTYHESVRLYSYPEICDMLASADLAPQGVFGDFSGAAFDASQPRMIVWGTA, from the coding sequence ATGACAACACAGCCTCAAGATGACCAATCCGGCGTCTGGTGGCGCGATTGGTTCAACGATATCTACCTTGACGTGTACGCCCACCGCGACGATGCCAGCGCCGAACGCGAAGCCCAAGCGGCGGCGAAAACGCTCGCGTTGCAAGCGCACGAACAAATTCTCGACTTGTGTTGTGGAAACGGGCGCCACTGCCGCGCACTCAAACGCCTTGGCTTTGAACACGTCGCCGGGGTCGATTATTCGTATCCATTGTTGCGCTTTGGTCAGTCCGAGAAACCACGTGCGCGCTACGTTCGCGGCGACATGCGGCTATTGCCGTTGCGCGACGCCAGCTTCGACGCGCTGGTCACGTTCTTCACTTCGTTCGGGTATTTCAAAACCAACATTGAAAATCTTAAAGTCTTTCAAGAAACCCGGCGGATATTAAAACCCGGCGGGCGTTTTCTGATTGATTATCTCAATCCCGACCATGTCCGCGCCCATTTCGAGCCAGAGTCCGAACGCAAGCACGGCGAGTATTGCATCCGTGAGACGCGTTCATTCACCGACGACGGCGAGCGGGTGGAGAAAGAGATTGTCATCGAAAACTGGGGCGGCGAGGTGCGCACTTACCATGAGTCGGTGCGGCTGTATTCCTACCCTGAAATCTGCGATATGCTGGCGTCCGCCGATCTGGCGCCGCAAGGCGTGTTCGGCGATTTTTCGGGCGCGGCGTTTGACGCGAGCCAACCGAGAATGATCGTGTGGGGGACGGCGTAA
- a CDS encoding Gfo/Idh/MocA family oxidoreductase: MMNRMKLGVIGGGFIANFMSVAMESVRTVELAGVYAPQGAEALSKSAQQRGLGDAVVYPNIAELCKNVDAVAVFCPNFTRIEVLEQIRDAVKAGAQLKGLICEKPLARNLPEAKKVLAIAKEIGVPTSYFENQLHMKPIVRQMEQLRPQQETMGPLSLTRCSEEHAGPHSGWFWDPTQQGGGVLSDMGCHSIAVGWYVLNPIDKPLTFMEPVSVSCDVGLLKWGLPKWRGVLKDRFGLDYEKCPAEDFVSGMITYRNPETGQLAKSQFTNSWMFEKQGLRLFMDGMGPGYAFEVNTLVAPLTIFIGDEAANAAADAETALEKSTSSRGLLAVHHNEADVYGYNDELLDASNCFMAGQSGKLTLDYGYEIVKLCMAAYMAAEKGVTLDLTDPKVQAELETYIPAIQQGNGADQLYGKK; this comes from the coding sequence ATGATGAATAGGATGAAACTAGGCGTTATCGGCGGCGGATTTATCGCCAACTTTATGTCAGTCGCAATGGAAAGCGTTCGCACAGTAGAACTGGCGGGCGTCTACGCGCCCCAAGGCGCCGAGGCGCTGTCAAAATCCGCACAACAACGCGGACTGGGCGATGCGGTGGTTTACCCCAACATCGCTGAACTGTGTAAGAATGTGGATGCGGTGGCGGTGTTCTGCCCCAATTTCACCCGTATCGAAGTGCTCGAACAAATTCGCGACGCAGTCAAAGCCGGGGCGCAACTCAAAGGCCTGATCTGCGAGAAGCCGCTGGCGCGTAACCTGCCCGAAGCCAAAAAGGTTCTTGCCATCGCCAAAGAAATCGGCGTACCGACATCGTATTTTGAAAACCAACTGCACATGAAACCGATTGTCCGCCAGATGGAGCAACTGCGCCCCCAACAAGAAACCATGGGGCCGCTGTCGCTCACGCGATGCAGCGAAGAACACGCCGGGCCGCACAGCGGCTGGTTTTGGGACCCGACCCAACAGGGCGGCGGCGTTCTCAGCGACATGGGCTGCCACTCCATCGCGGTGGGCTGGTATGTGCTCAACCCCATCGACAAGCCGCTGACATTCATGGAGCCCGTCAGCGTGTCATGCGACGTGGGCCTGCTCAAATGGGGGCTGCCCAAATGGCGCGGCGTCTTGAAAGACCGCTTCGGCCTCGATTATGAAAAATGCCCTGCTGAGGATTTCGTCAGCGGAATGATTACTTACCGCAACCCCGAAACCGGGCAGCTGGCGAAATCGCAATTTACCAATTCATGGATGTTTGAAAAACAGGGCCTGCGCCTGTTCATGGACGGCATGGGGCCGGGCTATGCGTTTGAAGTCAATACGCTGGTGGCGCCGCTGACCATCTTCATCGGCGACGAGGCCGCGAACGCCGCCGCTGACGCCGAGACCGCGCTGGAAAAATCGACCTCCAGCCGCGGGCTGTTGGCGGTGCATCACAACGAGGCCGATGTGTATGGCTACAACGATGAGTTGCTCGACGCGTCGAATTGCTTCATGGCGGGCCAAAGCGGAAAACTCACGCTCGACTACGGCTATGAGATTGTCAAATTGTGTATGGCGGCGTACATGGCGGCGGAAAAAGGCGTCACCCTCGATCTGACCGACCCGAAGGTGCAGGCGGAGTTGGAAACCTACATCCCCGCGATTCAACAAGGCAACGGCGCCGACCAGTTATACGGTAAGAAATAA